In the genome of Hevea brasiliensis isolate MT/VB/25A 57/8 chromosome 14, ASM3005281v1, whole genome shotgun sequence, the window TATGACAGACTAATTATACAATACATTGAAagcatttaaaaaataatataattttttttttaatttataaaactgTGGGCGTAGAATTGGTCAATCTCAAACTAAAATTTGAATCTTCAAAGTCTTAAACAAATTATTTATAAACATTTTTTTACGGGAAGTGATTTTTTTCGTCAGTCTTgtacaataaattaaaatatttattatataaatttaaaataaataattttaaaatacactttaataaaattaaatgagagTTTTGATCTTATCAAAGATTTACCTACTGGGCTATTTATAAACATTTCTTTCGTTTACTTCTCCATTTCCAAATCAGGTGTTCATAAATTTCTTATCTCAGAACAGTTGACCAAACTATTCATCTCTACCATCTTCAAACTCAAATTGCTCAAGAGTCTTCTTTTATCACTTATCATGGCTTCTATCCCTCCCTGCAAATATGATGTCTTTATTAGTTTTAGAGGTAAAGATGTCCGTTATGGTTTTCTCTCCCATCTCTCTTCAGCCTTGCATCAAAAACAAATCCATGCCTTTACGGATGAAAACCTTCGTAAAGGAGAAGATATCTCACCAGCTCTCTTGAAAATAATTCAAGAATCATCTGTCTCAATTGTTATTTTCTCTGCATATTATGCTGATTCTCCCTGGTGCTTGGATGAGCTTGTGAAGATACTTGAGTGCAAGGAAACCTTAGGACAATTAGTCCTACCAGTTTTTTACCAAGTAGATCCGACTGATGTTCAAGAGCTGACAGGGAATTTTGGAAAGGCATTTACTCTTGCTAAGCATGGCGAACAAGTCAAAGGCCGTTTAAACAAGGTGGACGAATGGAAGCATGCTTTGATTGAAATAAGCAACTTATCAGGATGGGATTCACGAAATATCAAGTATGTTAATTACTTTTTTAATTACTCTTTACTGTTGTTTTTCTTCAATTTACAAAAAGAGAATCAAAATATAGATGCTTTTAGTGCATTTCATTAATCTTAATACACAGTACTAATCCAAATATAGATATTGCTAATATATATAGAaatcaaataattattattttattctaaAATCAGAACATATtaattatacattattatttACTTAGAAGTGTCAGTCCATCGTTACTTACCGGTGTTTATTATTCATATGTAACTAGGTATGAATCCAAATTAGTTGAAGAAATCGTCAACGATGTTTTGAAGAAATTTAGTCATATGTCTTCAAGTGATGATGCTTATGATCACaattttgttggaattgattCACGTGTGAAAAAAGTGGAATGGTTGTTAAATGACAAGCGAGTTATAGGAATTTGGGGGATGGGAGGCATTGGTAAAACAACCATTGCGCAACAAGTGTTTCGTCGAAACATGACTAAATTTGATGGTCATTGCTTTGTTGACAAGGTTAGAGAAACAATGACAAAGCAACCACCAATTGTTGTACGAGACAATATCATTTGTCGATTGTTAAGGGAAAGAAATTTATATGAAGACGCATTGAATTTGGATGTTTTTATTAGGAGAAGGCTCCACAGTAAAAAGATTTTCATTGTTTTTGATGATGTTGATGATCCAAATCATTTAAAAAGTTTAGTAGGAGAGTGTGACTTGTACCATGAAGGAAGTAGAATCATTATAACTAGCAGAGATTGGCAAGTACTTAAAAATTTTTGTTCAAAGGAATGCATATATGAGGTTGAGAAATTAAGTGATTCTGAAGACATTGAACTCTTTAGCTTGCATGCCTTCAAACAAAATCATCCTAAGGAAGGATATGTGGAGCTATCAAAGGAGGCAACAACTTATGCCGGGGGGAGTCCATTAGCTCTTATAGTTTTGGGATCTCATTTATTTGACTTGGGAATAgaagaatggaaaagtgaattggGAAAATTAAAAGGGGAATCTCTTAGGAAAATTCAAGATGTTCTGAGAATAAGTTATAATGGACTAGAGaggaatgaaaagaaaatatttcTTGATATTGCATGTTTCTTCAAAGGGGAATATAAATATCACGTTGAGAGAAGATTAGAAGGATTTGGTTTCTTTCCAAAAAGTGCAATGCCTCGTCTAATTAATAAAACTCTCATTAATATTGCATGCGGAAAGGTAGATATGCATGACTTGCTACAACAAATGGGTAAGGATATTGTTATTGAGGAGTGCAAACAGCCTGGAGGACGTAGTAGGTTGTGGAATCATGAAGATATTCGTCATGTATTGACAACAAATACGGTAAGGATCAGCTTCTTTCATTATCATATACACTTGAGTTTTGTAAGAACTGTAGCTCGCGTAGGCATTATTTGCAATACATTTACTCAATCAAGTAAGGACCAAATTAATTGATGTAgtgtattttattttcatatttatttgagTTTTGCAAGACTTATAGCTCTCAATATGTATACATATTACTTAACATGCAATCCTTTTTGCCGTTATTTTATTAGGGAACCAAAAATGTTGAAGGCATATTACTTGATATGTGTGAGAAGGATAATTTGGAGCTAAGTTCCACAGCCTTCATGAAGATGTGCAATCTTAGATTCCTTGAAGTAAGGAATAGTTGGGCAAGAGAACGAGTGCTCCTTCCTAACAACCTTAAATTTCTTCCAAAAGAGCTAAGGTAtctttcttggaaaaattatcctttgaaaagtttgccGTTAAATTTTTGGCCCAAGAATCTTGTAGAACTTTACATGCATGACAGCAACCTCATAGAACTTTGGAATGGCGATAAGGTACAATTTTTTGAGCTACATACTTTataaattttatctatattttgcaAAGTTAATTTGTATTttctaatttattgatattttctATTTTATACAGCctcttgaaaatttgaaattaatggaTCTCAGCTACTCTGAGGACTTAATCAGGATTCCAGACTTACCGAGTACTGCTCCAAATCTTGAGTTTTTATATTTGAGGATCTGTGAAAATTTGGTTGAGATTCCCTCATCTCTTCAAAATCTAAGCAAGCTTGTTGAGCTAGATCTACGTGGGTGCTACAATATCACAGATTGTCCGGAGATTCCGTGTAACATAAGGATTCTAACATTAGATAGCACTGGAATAGAACAATTGCCCTCATCAATTGAGCATCTATCTCAACTTGTCAAATTATCTTTGAAAAGATGTAAAAGACTTGTGAGTATTCCAAGCAGCATTGGCGGATTGAAATGTCTTGAAGCACTTTATCTCAATGGATGTTCAAGACTCGTGGGCATTCCAAGCAGCATTGGCGAGTTGAAACGTCTTGAAAAACTTTATCTCTATGGATGTTCAAGACTCATGAGTATTCCAAGCAGCATAGGGAAGTTGAAATGTCTCAAAGAATTTCCCCTCTATGGATGCTCAGAACTGCTAAGTCTACCAGAGAGTATCAAACAACTTTCTAAGTTGAAATGCCTTGATTTAAGAGGTTGCAAGAGACTTAAATGTTTACCAGACCTTCCATCATACTTAAAAGACTTAAATGCGTCAGATTGCACGTCTCTGGAATCTGCATCAACTTCTTTCCTTTTCGTAGAACATGCAGATGAAAATAAAGATGAAGATTATTTCGCAGATCTTAAATTTCTCATGCTTGTTGGTTGCGTCAATCTGGATAAGAATGTTATGGAGGATGTATTGGAAGCACATCTGTTGGGTCAGGATGTTGTTTTATATATGGCAGGATGTGAAGTGCCGCAAGGGATGAGATATAAGAATAACAGTGGGTCCTCGCTTTCATTCAGACTTGACCTACATCGCTTAATTGCTTTCTCTTTTTGCACTGTTTTTCATACCACAGATTATATTCGCCTTACATGTAGAGTGGATTTTACCGACAAATCTGGACACAGGCATGGCATTGATTTCCATTATTGGACGAAGTTGGATTATAATTATTCAACAGAACAAATGTTGCTTTGGTTCAATCATAATAAATTCGACTCCGTTGATAAAGAGTGTTTCGTTGAGGCCTCCTTTCACTTCTCCAGTCCCAATTGCTCTTTAATGAAGTGTGGAGTCGATCCTATATATAGATGAGATAGTTTTAGTAGAAATAAAAAGGAAAGCCGAAATGCAGAGCAACCCCATCAGCATCAGGATGACAAGGAACACCTACCAGCTCTTCAAAGATTAAGAGAAGAAGAATCAATTGTGcggaggaagaaaaggaagaggaGTCATCTGCACTCAATCTGAACCTCTCTCTATCTCTCACTGATTCCTCTTAATAATTCTCTGCTCGAATCTACTCACGTTCACATGCAACAGGtaaattaatttcttattccCCCATAATTGCTTTACTTTTACATATACATGCAACCGTTTGCAGCTCTACCAACACGTTCTTTGGTTCTTACTAAAGCCTAAATCTTCCAATTACATATTGATGGGTTTTATTGCACGACTTACTTATTTTCATGTACGCCATATATTACGTGACAAAAGTGAAATGTGTTGTCTTCCACTGCTGCATTCTCCCTTCCCATTTTCTAGCTCTCTACGCATATGATCTTCCACATCAACAAAATCCAATATCCCTCTTAGCCATGCCCAAGGtctcttatttttatttaaactcTTCTAATATTTAAGCCATTTCCTTTTTCCCCCCATATTTCAATcagaatttattaaattatacaaTGATTGATGCCTAACTTTAAGGGTAGAAGGTGGATCCACTAGGCCTTCATCACTTTGAACAAACTCTGCTACCCATTACCTAAGGGAAGCTGGGAGCTGGGACATTAAGCAGGTTTGTGCCTGAGGAGTGATGAGCCGTTGGTCTAATACCCACATGTAATATGGAGGAAAGGTATTTAAAtgtccaagactagggaagaaattTCTGACTAtgtcataataatttttatatatattatgcaAGTGATAGCTAGCTAGCATCTTGTTCAATTCCAAACCCCTTTAGGCAAACGGTTGAACTCATCAACAAAATACTATCTGATACAGATGCAAGTTATTGATTATCATTTCTAATTACAGGAGAGAAGTGGAACTTCACACACCATTCACAAAAGCAGGTATGTTCTTGATCGTGTTGAAGAGCTAAAATCATTGACGCGGATTGCCTTAGTGCGCAGAAAGGGGTCTTAAGGAGGGTGACAAAATCATTTTGACAAGGGAAGTTGATGAAAGCTAAAACAGAATTAGAGCTGAGAAAAGAATAAGGGGCTTGGAAAGGATCCCTGTCGCATGACCATGATGGCCTTCTCTGTAAGgttgatgtttttttttttaaagagataAATTTGGATTTCATTAATAAGAAAACGGCTTCTCTGTATTGGGCTGAGCCTTCTCTGTAAGTTTAAAAGATGAGTATTGTGAGTGTTACATAATTCCTAATTAAGTCTACAgatgaaatattaaaatattaagagAATCTATAGAATTTGTAATAGCAATTGAAAAATGAAAGATCGAAAATTGAGCGATTCTTATGATCAAGCAGCAACCCGAACCTCCCTACAGGACCCATTCCTTGGCCCTGGTTGCGCAGACTGCTGCAAGTCATGACCTTCTTCTGCCTCCATTTTGAGTCATTAATCTTGGAAGGTGTCAGGTAATTACTGCTAATTATAAGGAGAATCGAATATAGTTATTAATTAGTGCTTGTAAAGGATAGATGGGTTTATATTGCACAAAATCAATTAATTAGCGTCAGAATTCACACTTCTCTATTTAAAAATGACTCcactttttcatatttatttcatgTGGGATATCTTTTACCTTCATATTTAGATCTATTCATGAATCTTCAATAAAAATTTGATACAAAATCACAG includes:
- the LOC110671700 gene encoding disease resistance protein RPV1-like, producing MASIPPCKYDVFISFRGKDVRYGFLSHLSSALHQKQIHAFTDENLRKGEDISPALLKIIQESSVSIVIFSAYYADSPWCLDELVKILECKETLGQLVLPVFYQVDPTDVQELTGNFGKAFTLAKHGEQVKGRLNKVDEWKHALIEISNLSGWDSRNIKYESKLVEEIVNDVLKKFSHMSSSDDAYDHNFVGIDSRVKKVEWLLNDKRVIGIWGMGGIGKTTIAQQVFRRNMTKFDGHCFVDKVRETMTKQPPIVVRDNIICRLLRERNLYEDALNLDVFIRRRLHSKKIFIVFDDVDDPNHLKSLVGECDLYHEGSRIIITSRDWQVLKNFCSKECIYEVEKLSDSEDIELFSLHAFKQNHPKEGYVELSKEATTYAGGSPLALIVLGSHLFDLGIEEWKSELGKLKGESLRKIQDVLRISYNGLERNEKKIFLDIACFFKGEYKYHVERRLEGFGFFPKSAMPRLINKTLINIACGKVDMHDLLQQMGKDIVIEECKQPGGRSRLWNHEDIRHVLTTNTGTKNVEGILLDMCEKDNLELSSTAFMKMCNLRFLEVRNSWARERVLLPNNLKFLPKELRYLSWKNYPLKSLPLNFWPKNLVELYMHDSNLIELWNGDKPLENLKLMDLSYSEDLIRIPDLPSTAPNLEFLYLRICENLVEIPSSLQNLSKLVELDLRGCYNITDCPEIPCNIRILTLDSTGIEQLPSSIEHLSQLVKLSLKRCKRLVSIPSSIGGLKCLEALYLNGCSRLVGIPSSIGELKRLEKLYLYGCSRLMSIPSSIGKLKCLKEFPLYGCSELLSLPESIKQLSKLKCLDLRGCKRLKCLPDLPSYLKDLNASDCTSLESASTSFLFVEHADENKDEDYFADLKFLMLVGCVNLDKNVMEDVLEAHLLGQDVVLYMAGCEVPQGMRYKNNSGSSLSFRLDLHRLIAFSFCTVFHTTDYIRLTCRVDFTDKSGHRHGIDFHYWTKLDYNYSTEQMLLWFNHNKFDSVDKECFVEASFHFSSPNCSLMKCGVDPIYR